One genomic window of Coffea eugenioides isolate CCC68of chromosome 1, Ceug_1.0, whole genome shotgun sequence includes the following:
- the LOC113761887 gene encoding transmembrane protein 209 produces MDGGRRREPPPASKFTVYQNPALSAALTSKSRRPSVSTFLVILALSSASAVALFTATCREKGLADILRLRNVPQDVSSVFVKVIQTITSLLLFGTVVAFIKAISIWKVRDAAEVTILSSSKGKEEQLHLTTRQLGLIGVKPKVEPAVVDSSKKPPKSKNASASPSQTLVPLHQPIPAPGYSSRVRGDKSSMSSGNKMHAFSSSSKSPSSPSLYLVPTASSQSPVQNSPGSDKLLANPWSNKRATSHKEITTEQELEKFLADVDEKISESASKLATPPATINGFSRASPTPIVSSANTSGTTRSTPLRPVRMSPGSQKFSTPPKKGESDLPPPMSIEESIEAFEHLGIYPEIEQWRDRLRQWFSSVLLNPLLTKIDSSHVRVMQAAAKLGVTITITQVGSDTPSKGTMATLSPVKRTNEWQPAIAVDEDGLLQQLRTTLVQALDACLPKLPLGNIQRSPQQNSLVPILQECIDAITEHQRLHTLMKGEWGKGLLPQSSVRADYTVQRIRELAEGTCVKNYEYLGNGEVYDKVNKKWTLELPTDSHLLLYLFCAFLEHPSWMLHVDPTSYAGSQSSRNPLFLGVLPPKDRFPEKYIAVVSCFPSILHPGACILAVGKQSPPIFVLYWDKKPQFSLQGRTALWDSILLLCYKIKTSYGDIVRGMHLGSSALRILPVFHAETVN; encoded by the exons ATGGATGGAGGACGACGAAGAGAGCCGCCACCGGCGTCGAAGTTTACGGTGTATCAAAATCCAGCCCTTTCAGCTGCCCTAACCTCCAAAAGCCGCCGACCTTCTGTATCCACTTTCTTAGTCATCCTTGCTCTCTCTTCCGCCTCTGCCGTCGCTCTCTTCACCGCCACTTGCCG GGAGAAGGGATTGGCTGACATTTTGAGGCTTCGAAATGTTCCACAAGATGTTTCAT CTGTTTTTGTTAAAGTTATACAAACCATCACAAGCTTACTTCTGTTTGGCACCGTGGTTGCCTTTATCAAAGCCATTTCGATATGGAAAGTGAGGGATGCTGCAGAGGTAACAATTTTGTCGTCTTCCAAGGGAAAAGAGGAGCAGTTGCATCTTACTACTCGGCAACTAGGTCTTATAGGAGTGAAGCCTAAAGTTGAACCAGCTGTAGTGGATTCTTCTAAGAAACCTCCTAAGTCTAAAAATGCATCTGCATCTCCTTCGCAAACTCTTGTCCCACTTCATCAGCCAATTCCTGCTCCAGGTTATTCTTCCAGAGTAAGGGGTGACAAGTCAAGCATGAGTAGTGGCAACAAAATGCATGCTTTCAGCAGCTCATCAAAATCGCCATCTTCCCCATCTTTGTACCTTGTCCCAACAGCCTCTTCCCAGTCACCTGTTCAGAATTCACCGGGTTCAGATAAACTTCTAGCTAATCCTTGGTCTAACAAACGAGCCACTTCTCATAAGGAGATAACAACAGAACAAGAGCTTGAAAAGTTTTTGGCAGATGTTGATGAGAAAATCTCTGAATCAGCGAGTAAATTGGCTACTCCTCCTGCAACCATCAATGGGTTCAGCAGAGCCAGTCCTACTCCAATTGTCAGTTCGGCTAATACTTCTGGAACTACCAGGAGCACGCCTTTGAGGCCTGTTAGAATGTCACCCGGATCCCAGAAATTCTCTACCCCGCCAAAGAAAGGGGAGAGCGATCTACCACCTCCTATGTCTATAGAAGAGTCCATTGAAGCTTTTGAGCATCTGGGCATCTATCCAGAGATTGAGCAGTGGCGTGATCGCCTCAGACAGTGGTTTTCTTCAGTTTTGTTGAATCCTTTACTTACCAAGATTGATTCCAGTCATGTAAGG GTTATGCAAGCAGCTGCTAAGCTTGGTGTCACAATTACAATCACTCAAGTTGGAAGTGATACACCAAGTAAAGGAACTATGGCCACCTTGTCTCCAGTTAAGAGAACTAATGAATGGCAGCCAGCAATTGCTGTTGATGAGGATGGTCTTCTTCAGCAGTTACGTACCACTCTTGTCCAAGCACTAGATGCTTGCTTGC CAAAATTACCTCTTGGCAATATCCAACGGTCACCACAGCAGAACTCATTAGTCCCTATCCTACAAGAGTGCATAGATGCAATCACAGAACATCAAAGACTTCATACGTTGATGAAAGGAGAATGGGGTAAGGGTTTGCTACCACAAAGCAGTGTCCGGGCAGATTATACAGTTCAAAGAATTCGAG AGCTTGCTGAAGGAACCTGTGTGAAGAACTACGAGTATCTGGGAAATGGAGAAGTCTATGACAAAGTAAACAAGAAGTGGACCCTCGAGCTTCCTACAGATTCTCATTTACTTCTGTATCTATTCTGTGCTTTCCTGGAACATCCAAGTTGGATGCTGCATGTTGATCCCACATCTTATGCTGGATCACAGTCGAGCAGGAACCCTTTGTTTTTAGGTGTTCTGCCTCCAAAAGATAGATTTCCTGAAAAGTACATAGCTGTTGTATCATGTTTTCCTTCCATACTGCATCCAGGAGCTTGTATACTGGCTGTTGGGAAGCAAAGCCCTCCGATATTTGTGTTGTACTGGGATAAAAAGCCTCAGTTCTCTCTCCAG GGAAGAACAGCACTATGGGACTCCATCTTACTTTTGTGCTACAAGATTAAGACTAGTTACGGAGACATAGTGCGGGGGATGCATCTTGGTTCATCAGCCTTGCGCATTCTGCCTGTTTTTCATGCTGAAACTGTAAACTGA
- the LOC113763264 gene encoding E3 SUMO-protein ligase SIZ1 isoform X2, whose product MDLVASCKDKLAYFRIKELKDVLTQLGMSKQGKKQDLVDRILNVLSDDQVSGMWAKKNAVGKDDVAKLVDDTHRKMQVSGATDLASKSQGGSECSNVKLKEEIEDSYQTEKIRCPCGSSLPNETMIKCEDPKCGVWQHIGCVIISEKPNEGALPVPPETFYCELCRLTRADPFWVTMAHPLYPVKLLITSVPADGSNPVQSIEKTFQLTRADKDLLSKQEYDVQAWCMLLNDKVPFRMQWPQYADLQVNGVPVRAINRPGSQLLGANGRDDGPVITPCTRDGINRISLTGCDARVFCLGVRIVKRRTVQHILNLIPKESEGELFEDALARVKRCVGGGTETENADSDSDLEVVADFIPVNLRCPMSGSRMKVAGRFKPCVHMGCFDLEVFVEMNMRSRKWQCPICLKNYCLENIIIDPYFNRITSKLRSYGEEVNEIEVKPDGSWRAKVEGDRRGLGDLGLWHAPDGSLSADVESKPKPVMLKQIKQEGGSDGHAGLKLGMKKNRNGIWEISKPEDLQTFSSGNNLNEDFCHRQNIIPMSSSAASSDKDGEDPSVNQDGGGNLDYSTNNGIELESISLNIEPTYGYSDRNPIAPLGDTEVIVLSDSEEENEPLISSGHIYKNHHTDGGEVSYSVAAQGIPDSYPEDPTLNVGAGSCPSFLNGHDDDLMHMWSSLPSGSQAGPGFQLFGSDGDVSDAFVDMQQGSINCTSSINGYTLGAETAMGSAALVPESFIEPVHGNINDGLVDNPLVFGGNDPSLQIFLPTRPTDASVQAELRDQPDVSNGIHTEDWISLRLGDGGGGSTGESAAANGLNSGQPLQSKEGALDSLAEASLLLGMSDGRSSKASRERSDSPFTFPRQRRSVRPRGCNFSCQKVI is encoded by the exons TTTCAGGAATGTGGGCAAAGAAAAATGCTGTAGGGAAGGATGACGTAGCAAAACTAGTCGATGATACTCACAG GAAAATGCAGGTTTCTGGAGCAACTGATTTGGCATCCAAATCACAAGGTGGTTCTGAATGCAGTAATGTAAAGCTGAAGGAGGAAATTGAGGACTCTTATCAAACGGAGAAGATTCGCTGCCCTTGTGGGAGCTCATTGCCAAATGAGACCATGATTAAG TGTGAAGATCCAAAATGCGGTGTGTGGCAACACATAGGTTGTGTTATCATTTCTGAGAAGCCTAATGAGGGTGCTTTACCTGTCCCTCCAGAGACTTTCTACTGTGAATTGTGTAGATTGACTCGTGCAGACCC CTTCTGGGTGACAATGGCACATCCTCTATATCCAGTGAAGTTACTGATTACAAGTGTTCCTGCTGATGG CTCTAACCCTGTACAGAGCATTGAGAAAACATTTCAGCTCACTAGAGCGGACAAGGACTTGTTGTCAAAACAAGAGTATGATGTTCAG GCATGGTGTATGCTTCTTAATGACAAGGTTCCTTTTAGGATGCAGTGGCCACAGTATGCTGACCTACAAGTCAATG GTGTACCAGTTCGGGCGATAAATAGGCCAGGATCACAGTTGCTAGGTGCAAATGGTCGAGATGATGGGCCTGTT ATCACCCCGTGCACCAGAGATGGAATTAATAGGATTTCCTTAACAGGATGCGATGCTCGTGTCTTCTGTCTGGGTGTCAGAATTGTTAAGCGTCGGACTGTTCAACAT ATTCTCAACTTGATTCCCAAGGAATCTGAAGGGGAGCTATTTGAAGATGCGCTTGCTCGTGTGAAACGTTGTGTTGGTGGTGGGACAGAAACAGAAAATGCTGACAGTGACAGCGATTTGGAAGTTGTTGCTGATTTTATTCCTGTCAATCTTCGTTGTCCT ATGAGTGGTTCACGAATGAAGGTTGCTGGAAGATTTAAACCGTGTGTTCACATGGGCTGTTTTGATCTTGAGGTTTTTGTGGAAATGAACATGCGGTCTAGGAAG TGGCAATGCCCCATTTGTCTCAAGAACTATTGCCTGGAGAATATCATCATAGACCCATATTTCAATCGCATCACATCTAAG TTGCGGAGTTATGGAGAAGAAGTGAATGAGATTGAAGTGAAGCCCGACGGTTCTTGGCGTGCAAAGGTAGAAGGTGACCGTAGGGGTCTTGGGGATCTTGGGCTGTGGCATGCTCCTGATGGTTCTCTTTCCGCGGATGTAGAATCTAAGCCAAAACCTGTGATGCTGAAGCAGATTAAACAGGAAGGTGGTTCTGATGGCCATGCTGGTTTGAAGCTTGGAATGAAGAAAAACAGAAATGGTATTTGGGAAATTAGCAAACCGGAAGATTTGCAGACATTTTCATCCGGAAATAATTTGAATGAAGATTTTTGTCATAGACAGAATATTATTCCCATGAGCAGTAGCGCCGCTAGCAGTGACAAAGATGGTGAAGATCCTAGTGTTAACCAGGATGGTGGCGGGAACCTTGACTATTCAACTAACAATGGAATTGAACTTGAATCAATCTCTCTGAACATTGAACCAACTTATGGATATAGCGATCGAAATCCAATTGCACCATTGGGGGACACTGAGGTCATTGTCCTAAGTGATtcagaggaagaaaatgaaccACTAATTTCATCTGGACATATCTATAAGAACCACCATACTGATGGTGGTGAAGTTTCATATTCAGTTGCTGCACAAGGAATTCCTGATTCCTATCCTGAAGATCCTACGCTTAACGTAGGTGCAGGTTCATGCCCCAGTTTTCTGAATGGCCATGATGATGATTTGATGCATATGTGGTCTTCGTTGCCTTCTGGCAGTCAGGCGGGCCCTGGTTTTCAGTTATTTGGTTCGGATGGAGATGTCTCTGATGCTTTTGTTGATATGCAGCAGGGTTCCATTAACTGTACCTCATCAATTAATGGCTACACGCTGGGTGCAGAGACTGCCATGGGATCTGCTGCTCTTGTTCCTGAGTCCTTCATTGAACCTGTTCATGGTAATATCAACGATGGTTTGGTGGATAATCCCTTGGTATTTGGTGGTAATGACCCTTCACTTCAAATATTTCTTCCTACGAGGCCAACAGATGCATCAGTGCAGGCTGAATTGAGAGATCAACCAGATGTGTCAAATGGTATTCATACTGAGGATTGGATTTCTCTCAGGCTTGGGGATGGTGGTGGAGGGAGCACTGGCGAATCTGCTGCTGCAAATGGGTTAAATTCTGGGCAGCCACTACAGTCGAAGGAAGGTGCTTTGGACTCACTGGCTGAAG CTTCTTTGCTTCTTGGCATGTCTGATGGCAGATCTTCAAAGGCGAGTAGGGAAAGATCAGATAGCCCTTTTACATTTCCTCGACAGCGGCGTTCTGTGAGGCCGAG AGGCTGCAATTTCTCCTGTCAGAAAGTCATCTGA
- the LOC113763264 gene encoding E3 SUMO-protein ligase SIZ1 isoform X1: protein MDLVASCKDKLAYFRIKELKDVLTQLGMSKQGKKQDLVDRILNVLSDDQVSGMWAKKNAVGKDDVAKLVDDTHRKMQVSGATDLASKSQGGSECSNVKLKEEIEDSYQTEKIRCPCGSSLPNETMIKCEDPKCGVWQHIGCVIISEKPNEGALPVPPETFYCELCRLTRADPFWVTMAHPLYPVKLLITSVPADGSNPVQSIEKTFQLTRADKDLLSKQEYDVQAWCMLLNDKVPFRMQWPQYADLQVNGVPVRAINRPGSQLLGANGRDDGPVITPCTRDGINRISLTGCDARVFCLGVRIVKRRTVQHILNLIPKESEGELFEDALARVKRCVGGGTETENADSDSDLEVVADFIPVNLRCPMSGSRMKVAGRFKPCVHMGCFDLEVFVEMNMRSRKWQCPICLKNYCLENIIIDPYFNRITSKLRSYGEEVNEIEVKPDGSWRAKVEGDRRGLGDLGLWHAPDGSLSADVESKPKPVMLKQIKQEGGSDGHAGLKLGMKKNRNGIWEISKPEDLQTFSSGNNLNEDFCHRQNIIPMSSSAASSDKDGEDPSVNQDGGGNLDYSTNNGIELESISLNIEPTYGYSDRNPIAPLGDTEVIVLSDSEEENEPLISSGHIYKNHHTDGGEVSYSVAAQGIPDSYPEDPTLNVGAGSCPSFLNGHDDDLMHMWSSLPSGSQAGPGFQLFGSDGDVSDAFVDMQQGSINCTSSINGYTLGAETAMGSAALVPESFIEPVHGNINDGLVDNPLVFGGNDPSLQIFLPTRPTDASVQAELRDQPDVSNGIHTEDWISLRLGDGGGGSTGESAAANGLNSGQPLQSKEGALDSLAEASLLLGMSDGRSSKASRERSDSPFTFPRQRRSVRPRLLLSIDSDSE from the exons TTTCAGGAATGTGGGCAAAGAAAAATGCTGTAGGGAAGGATGACGTAGCAAAACTAGTCGATGATACTCACAG GAAAATGCAGGTTTCTGGAGCAACTGATTTGGCATCCAAATCACAAGGTGGTTCTGAATGCAGTAATGTAAAGCTGAAGGAGGAAATTGAGGACTCTTATCAAACGGAGAAGATTCGCTGCCCTTGTGGGAGCTCATTGCCAAATGAGACCATGATTAAG TGTGAAGATCCAAAATGCGGTGTGTGGCAACACATAGGTTGTGTTATCATTTCTGAGAAGCCTAATGAGGGTGCTTTACCTGTCCCTCCAGAGACTTTCTACTGTGAATTGTGTAGATTGACTCGTGCAGACCC CTTCTGGGTGACAATGGCACATCCTCTATATCCAGTGAAGTTACTGATTACAAGTGTTCCTGCTGATGG CTCTAACCCTGTACAGAGCATTGAGAAAACATTTCAGCTCACTAGAGCGGACAAGGACTTGTTGTCAAAACAAGAGTATGATGTTCAG GCATGGTGTATGCTTCTTAATGACAAGGTTCCTTTTAGGATGCAGTGGCCACAGTATGCTGACCTACAAGTCAATG GTGTACCAGTTCGGGCGATAAATAGGCCAGGATCACAGTTGCTAGGTGCAAATGGTCGAGATGATGGGCCTGTT ATCACCCCGTGCACCAGAGATGGAATTAATAGGATTTCCTTAACAGGATGCGATGCTCGTGTCTTCTGTCTGGGTGTCAGAATTGTTAAGCGTCGGACTGTTCAACAT ATTCTCAACTTGATTCCCAAGGAATCTGAAGGGGAGCTATTTGAAGATGCGCTTGCTCGTGTGAAACGTTGTGTTGGTGGTGGGACAGAAACAGAAAATGCTGACAGTGACAGCGATTTGGAAGTTGTTGCTGATTTTATTCCTGTCAATCTTCGTTGTCCT ATGAGTGGTTCACGAATGAAGGTTGCTGGAAGATTTAAACCGTGTGTTCACATGGGCTGTTTTGATCTTGAGGTTTTTGTGGAAATGAACATGCGGTCTAGGAAG TGGCAATGCCCCATTTGTCTCAAGAACTATTGCCTGGAGAATATCATCATAGACCCATATTTCAATCGCATCACATCTAAG TTGCGGAGTTATGGAGAAGAAGTGAATGAGATTGAAGTGAAGCCCGACGGTTCTTGGCGTGCAAAGGTAGAAGGTGACCGTAGGGGTCTTGGGGATCTTGGGCTGTGGCATGCTCCTGATGGTTCTCTTTCCGCGGATGTAGAATCTAAGCCAAAACCTGTGATGCTGAAGCAGATTAAACAGGAAGGTGGTTCTGATGGCCATGCTGGTTTGAAGCTTGGAATGAAGAAAAACAGAAATGGTATTTGGGAAATTAGCAAACCGGAAGATTTGCAGACATTTTCATCCGGAAATAATTTGAATGAAGATTTTTGTCATAGACAGAATATTATTCCCATGAGCAGTAGCGCCGCTAGCAGTGACAAAGATGGTGAAGATCCTAGTGTTAACCAGGATGGTGGCGGGAACCTTGACTATTCAACTAACAATGGAATTGAACTTGAATCAATCTCTCTGAACATTGAACCAACTTATGGATATAGCGATCGAAATCCAATTGCACCATTGGGGGACACTGAGGTCATTGTCCTAAGTGATtcagaggaagaaaatgaaccACTAATTTCATCTGGACATATCTATAAGAACCACCATACTGATGGTGGTGAAGTTTCATATTCAGTTGCTGCACAAGGAATTCCTGATTCCTATCCTGAAGATCCTACGCTTAACGTAGGTGCAGGTTCATGCCCCAGTTTTCTGAATGGCCATGATGATGATTTGATGCATATGTGGTCTTCGTTGCCTTCTGGCAGTCAGGCGGGCCCTGGTTTTCAGTTATTTGGTTCGGATGGAGATGTCTCTGATGCTTTTGTTGATATGCAGCAGGGTTCCATTAACTGTACCTCATCAATTAATGGCTACACGCTGGGTGCAGAGACTGCCATGGGATCTGCTGCTCTTGTTCCTGAGTCCTTCATTGAACCTGTTCATGGTAATATCAACGATGGTTTGGTGGATAATCCCTTGGTATTTGGTGGTAATGACCCTTCACTTCAAATATTTCTTCCTACGAGGCCAACAGATGCATCAGTGCAGGCTGAATTGAGAGATCAACCAGATGTGTCAAATGGTATTCATACTGAGGATTGGATTTCTCTCAGGCTTGGGGATGGTGGTGGAGGGAGCACTGGCGAATCTGCTGCTGCAAATGGGTTAAATTCTGGGCAGCCACTACAGTCGAAGGAAGGTGCTTTGGACTCACTGGCTGAAG CTTCTTTGCTTCTTGGCATGTCTGATGGCAGATCTTCAAAGGCGAGTAGGGAAAGATCAGATAGCCCTTTTACATTTCCTCGACAGCGGCGTTCTGTGAGGCCGAGGTTATTACTATCTATTGATTCAGACTCTGAATAA
- the LOC113763264 gene encoding E3 SUMO-protein ligase SIZ1 isoform X3: MDLVASCKDKLAYFRIKELKDVLTQLGMSKQGKKQDLVDRILNVLSDDQVSGMWAKKNAVGKDDVAKLVDDTHRKMQVSGATDLASKSQGGSECSNVKLKEEIEDSYQTEKIRCPCGSSLPNETMIKCEDPKCGVWQHIGCVIISEKPNEGALPVPPETFYCELCRLTRADPFWVTMAHPLYPVKLLITSVPADGSNPVQSIEKTFQLTRADKDLLSKQEYDVQAWCMLLNDKVPFRMQWPQYADLQVNGVPVRAINRPGSQLLGANGRDDGPVITPCTRDGINRISLTGCDARVFCLGVRIVKRRTVQHILNLIPKESEGELFEDALARVKRCVGGGTETENADSDSDLEVVADFIPVNLRCPMSGSRMKVAGRFKPCVHMGCFDLEVFVEMNMRSRKWQCPICLKNYCLENIIIDPYFNRITSKLRSYGEEVNEIEVKPDGSWRAKVEGDRRGLGDLGLWHAPDGSLSADVESKPKPVMLKQIKQEGGSDGHAGLKLGMKKNRNGIWEISKPEDLQTFSSGNNLNEDFCHRQNIIPMSSSAASSDKDGEDPSVNQDGGGNLDYSTNNGIELESISLNIEPTYGYSDRNPIAPLGDTEVIVLSDSEEENEPLISSGHIYKNHHTDGGEVSYSVAAQGIPDSYPEDPTLNVGAGSCPSFLNGHDDDLMHMWSSLPSGSQAGPGFQLFGSDGDVSDAFVDMQQGSINCTSSINGYTLGAETAMGSAALVPESFIEPVHGNINDGLVDNPLVFGGNDPSLQIFLPTRPTDASVQAELRDQPDVSNGIHTEDWISLRLGDGGGGSTGESAAANGLNSGQPLQSKEGALDSLAEGLRFYLFL, encoded by the exons TTTCAGGAATGTGGGCAAAGAAAAATGCTGTAGGGAAGGATGACGTAGCAAAACTAGTCGATGATACTCACAG GAAAATGCAGGTTTCTGGAGCAACTGATTTGGCATCCAAATCACAAGGTGGTTCTGAATGCAGTAATGTAAAGCTGAAGGAGGAAATTGAGGACTCTTATCAAACGGAGAAGATTCGCTGCCCTTGTGGGAGCTCATTGCCAAATGAGACCATGATTAAG TGTGAAGATCCAAAATGCGGTGTGTGGCAACACATAGGTTGTGTTATCATTTCTGAGAAGCCTAATGAGGGTGCTTTACCTGTCCCTCCAGAGACTTTCTACTGTGAATTGTGTAGATTGACTCGTGCAGACCC CTTCTGGGTGACAATGGCACATCCTCTATATCCAGTGAAGTTACTGATTACAAGTGTTCCTGCTGATGG CTCTAACCCTGTACAGAGCATTGAGAAAACATTTCAGCTCACTAGAGCGGACAAGGACTTGTTGTCAAAACAAGAGTATGATGTTCAG GCATGGTGTATGCTTCTTAATGACAAGGTTCCTTTTAGGATGCAGTGGCCACAGTATGCTGACCTACAAGTCAATG GTGTACCAGTTCGGGCGATAAATAGGCCAGGATCACAGTTGCTAGGTGCAAATGGTCGAGATGATGGGCCTGTT ATCACCCCGTGCACCAGAGATGGAATTAATAGGATTTCCTTAACAGGATGCGATGCTCGTGTCTTCTGTCTGGGTGTCAGAATTGTTAAGCGTCGGACTGTTCAACAT ATTCTCAACTTGATTCCCAAGGAATCTGAAGGGGAGCTATTTGAAGATGCGCTTGCTCGTGTGAAACGTTGTGTTGGTGGTGGGACAGAAACAGAAAATGCTGACAGTGACAGCGATTTGGAAGTTGTTGCTGATTTTATTCCTGTCAATCTTCGTTGTCCT ATGAGTGGTTCACGAATGAAGGTTGCTGGAAGATTTAAACCGTGTGTTCACATGGGCTGTTTTGATCTTGAGGTTTTTGTGGAAATGAACATGCGGTCTAGGAAG TGGCAATGCCCCATTTGTCTCAAGAACTATTGCCTGGAGAATATCATCATAGACCCATATTTCAATCGCATCACATCTAAG TTGCGGAGTTATGGAGAAGAAGTGAATGAGATTGAAGTGAAGCCCGACGGTTCTTGGCGTGCAAAGGTAGAAGGTGACCGTAGGGGTCTTGGGGATCTTGGGCTGTGGCATGCTCCTGATGGTTCTCTTTCCGCGGATGTAGAATCTAAGCCAAAACCTGTGATGCTGAAGCAGATTAAACAGGAAGGTGGTTCTGATGGCCATGCTGGTTTGAAGCTTGGAATGAAGAAAAACAGAAATGGTATTTGGGAAATTAGCAAACCGGAAGATTTGCAGACATTTTCATCCGGAAATAATTTGAATGAAGATTTTTGTCATAGACAGAATATTATTCCCATGAGCAGTAGCGCCGCTAGCAGTGACAAAGATGGTGAAGATCCTAGTGTTAACCAGGATGGTGGCGGGAACCTTGACTATTCAACTAACAATGGAATTGAACTTGAATCAATCTCTCTGAACATTGAACCAACTTATGGATATAGCGATCGAAATCCAATTGCACCATTGGGGGACACTGAGGTCATTGTCCTAAGTGATtcagaggaagaaaatgaaccACTAATTTCATCTGGACATATCTATAAGAACCACCATACTGATGGTGGTGAAGTTTCATATTCAGTTGCTGCACAAGGAATTCCTGATTCCTATCCTGAAGATCCTACGCTTAACGTAGGTGCAGGTTCATGCCCCAGTTTTCTGAATGGCCATGATGATGATTTGATGCATATGTGGTCTTCGTTGCCTTCTGGCAGTCAGGCGGGCCCTGGTTTTCAGTTATTTGGTTCGGATGGAGATGTCTCTGATGCTTTTGTTGATATGCAGCAGGGTTCCATTAACTGTACCTCATCAATTAATGGCTACACGCTGGGTGCAGAGACTGCCATGGGATCTGCTGCTCTTGTTCCTGAGTCCTTCATTGAACCTGTTCATGGTAATATCAACGATGGTTTGGTGGATAATCCCTTGGTATTTGGTGGTAATGACCCTTCACTTCAAATATTTCTTCCTACGAGGCCAACAGATGCATCAGTGCAGGCTGAATTGAGAGATCAACCAGATGTGTCAAATGGTATTCATACTGAGGATTGGATTTCTCTCAGGCTTGGGGATGGTGGTGGAGGGAGCACTGGCGAATCTGCTGCTGCAAATGGGTTAAATTCTGGGCAGCCACTACAGTCGAAGGAAGGTGCTTTGGACTCACTGGCTGAAG GACTTCGTTTCTACCTTTTTCTGTAG